The Nocardia vinacea genome contains the following window.
AACATCCGATCCGACGGGATTCGCGCTGGTCACCGGACTGATCACGACGGCAGCGGCGGCACGGGTGGGTCGGCTCGAGTTGCCAATGCCGACCCCGGCGAGGACGATAACCCACACATGGCCGCCCGACCGCCGACGTCCGGGCGACCACCGCTGAGTACCGTCCTCCGAGTGAATCGCAGTCTCGATGTCCGGCGTACCCGACTTCTTCCCCCCTGACGCGGCCGAATCCCCAGCGCGCCGCTCCAGCAAACCGACCCCTGCCGCGCGCGGTCATGTTGACATGACACGATCAGACTCGTGAGGGAGCGCAGCGAGCGAACCATGAACACAGCGCGCCTGCGCACGACGGCGCCGAGCACCAGCGAGTTGCGGTCGCGCATGACGGGGGCGAAATCATGAGTCGCACCCTGCGGACGCTGCCGATGCCGACCGGATCCGGGCTCGACGATGTCATGCCGCATCTGCGAGAAGTGTTGGAGGGCAACGGCCCCGCGTGGTTGCCGATACCGACCAGCGACCGTCGGGAGGCCCGACGACTGAGCGATGCACTCTCGCCCGGCGAGCTGATCGATGACGAGGCGGCCTTGGTCGTGACCACCTCCGGCACCACCGGTGTGCCGAAGGGCGCCATGCTCAGCTCCGCGGCGCTGCGGGCCAGCGGGACTGCGACACACGATCGACTCGGTGGTCCAGGCACCTGGCTCCTGGCCCTGCCGACCCATCACATCGCGGGCATTCAGGTGTTGCTGCGCAGCATTCTGGCCGGTACCGAACCCAGCGTGCTCGACGTTTCCGGTGGCTTCCTACCCGAGGCGCTGGCCGGCGCGATTTCCGGTATGCGCGGTGAGCGCCGCTACACCGCGCTGGTGCCGACCCAGCTCATCAAGGCGCTGGAGGCGCCCACCGCCGCGGCAGCACTTGCCCAGTTGGATGGTGTGCTCGTCGGCGGGGCAGCCACTCCGGCGCCGGTCTACGAGCGCGCGAAAGCGGCCGGTATCAACGTCGTTCGCACCTATGGCATGAGCGAAACCTGCGGCGGCTGTGTGTACGACGGAGTTCCGCTCGACGGCACCGAGATTCGCATCGAGGACGGTCGCGTGCTGCTCGGCGGCGCGATGATCGCCGTCGGCTACCGCGGCCAGCCCGACCATCCTGCGTTCGCCGAACCCGGCTGGTTCCGTACCGAGGATGCGGGCACCTACGAGAACGGCGTGCTCAGGATCAGCGGACGGCTCGACGAGGCCATCATGACCGGCGGACTGCTCGTCATCCCGCAGGTCGTCGAGGCCGTGCTGACCACGCATCCCGGCATCAGCGAATGCGTCGTGCTCGGTCTGCCCGACGATCGGCTGGGCCAGCGGGTCGCGGTCGCGGTGGTCCCCGCCCCCGGCGCCACCCCGACCCTCGAGGAACTGCGCGATCACGTCGTGCGCGAACTCGATTCCATCGCCGCACCGCGCGAGCTGGCGATCCTCGACGAACTCCCGCTGCGCGGACCGGGCAAGCCGGACCGCGCCAAACTCCGCCAGCATCTCCTCGCGGAGTCGACGCACTGACACCGGGTCCGGCGGGCAGCACCGGCTGCTACCGACGATCGCCATCGATGACCAGGGCCGGGCACAGCTGATAGGCGCCGCAACAGTTGTCGTCGTCCGAGCGGCTCGCGTTGTGTCATTGATCTTGCTGCGGGCGCGCAGACGTGCAAGTGGGTGCAAGAGATCGGTGACACCGTCGTGCAAGGGCCGTGCAAGACGGCGACCGCACAGTCTTATGCATGACTTCTTTCGCACCCACTTCAGCGCTCGCCGTCGAGGCGGACGGCCTGGTCAAGGTGTTCGGGGAACAGCGCGCCGTCGACGGTGTGAGCCTGGCGGTTCCGCAGGGCTCGGTCTACGGCGTGCTCGGACCGAACGGCGCGGGCAAGACCACGACCATCCGCATGTTGGCCACCCTGTTGCGCCCGGACGGCGGCAGCGCCCGCATCTTCGGCCGTGACGTCGTCGCGGAACCGACAGCGGTCCGGTCCCTGGTCGGCGTCACCGGGCAGTACGCCTCGGTCGACGAGGACCTCACTGCCACCGAAAATCTGATCATTTTCTCCCGCCTGCTCGGCCTCAGCCGGATCGATGCCAGGCGCAAGTCGGTCGAACTGCTGGAGGAGTTCGACCTCACCGAAGCGGCGAACAAGCCGCTGAAGAACTTCTCCGGTGGTATGCGACGCCGTCTCGATCTGGCCGCCAGCCTGATCGCGACACCGCCGCTGCTGTTCCTGGACGAGCCGACGACCGGACTCGATCCGCGCACCCGCGCCCAGATGTGGGAGACCATCCGCCGTCTGGTCCGCGAGGGCGCGACGGTGCTGCTCACCACGCAGTACCTGGACGAGGCCGATCAGCTCGCGGACCGGATCGCCGTCATCGACCACGGCAAGGTGATCGCCGACGGCACCGCCGACGAACTCAAGGCCTCGGTCGGCGGCTCCTCACTGCATCTGACGCTGGTCGACCGGGCCCAGCTCGAGGAAGCCCGCCGGGTTGTCGGTGACTTCCTCGGCGTCGACGCCCAGATCACGCCGGAGGCCGGACGGCTCACCGCGCCGCTCGCGGATGCGGGCATGACCGCCGACCTGCTGATCCGCCTGCGCGAGTGGGAGATCGAGATCGACGAGATCACCGTCACCAAGCCCAGCCTCGACGAGGTCTTCCTCACCATCACCGGCCACCCGGCCGACGACAACGATTCGGAACGGAGCGCGGCATGACGACCATCACCGCCGAAAGCACCACCGCGCGGCATGCGGCAGCGACCTCGATTCCCGAGGTCAGCAATAAGATCAGCCTGCAACAGACCATGTCGACCTCGCTCACCATGGCCTATCGGGGCATCCTGAAAATCAAGCACAATCCCGAGCAACTGTTCGATGTGACGATTCAGCCGATCCTGTTCACCGCGCTGTTCGCCTACATCTTCGGCGGGGCGATCGGCGGGAGCGTTTCGAACTATCTGCCGGTCCTGATTCCCGGCATTCTGGTGCAGACCGTGATCCTGACCTCGGTCGTCACCGGCACCCAGTTGCGCGAGGATATGGACAAGGGCGTCTTCGACCGGTTCAAATCCCTGCCCATCGCCCGCATTTCGGTGCTGGCGGGTGCGTTGATCGCCGATATGGTGCGCTACGCGCTGGCGACGACGCTGACCATCGTGGTCGGCCTGGCCATCGGCTACCGGCCCGAGGGCGGTGTCGCCGGTGTCGTGGTGGCCGGTCTGGTCATCGTGGTCTGCTCGTTCGCGGTGAGCTGGATCTGGGCGCTGGTCGGTGTCACCGGTAAGAGTGCCGCAGGCGTGCAGGGCATTTCGATGATGGTGATGTTCCCGCTGACCTTCATGTCCGGCGCGTTCGCTCAGGTGAGCACCATGCCGGGCTGGATGCAGGGGCTCAATCACGTGAATCCCGTGTACTACATGGTGAATGCGGCCCGAGCGCTGATGAACGGCAATGTCTACGGCAGCGATCTGGCCTGTTCGCTGATCGGCTCGGTGATCGTGATCGCGATCTTCGCACCGCTGAGCATCAAGGCGTACATGCGCCGGGCGTGATGCCCGGAAGTCGCGGTGGGTGAGTCACCCACCGCGATTTTCGTTGTCGCACGACAGTTCCTGTAGGAGGTCGAGGATCCTGGCCGCCGCCTGCCGCCGACGCATGCCGGCGGCCCGGGTCAGTGCTTCGTCGAAGCGCCCGTCCCCCACCGTTGTTCGGTGCAGTGCCGCGTGATGTCGCAATTGGGCCGACGGATTGTCCTGTCGCGCCGTCACCTTGGTGGCCAGCGAAAGCAACTCCAAGCCGATCTTCGAATCGCGTCCGACCGCGAGATAAAATGTTCCGACCGCGTTGCCGACCGCGCCGATCTGTGGCAGGTCGTAGAACTGCCCGAGTCGGCCCGTCGCGAGGCGAATCAGCGTGCGCGCGATATCGTCGGCCTCCGCCGCCCGCCCGTGCAGCACGTATGCGTCCACGGCGCCGCTCGCGGTCATCAGGATGCCCGGGCCGGGCATCGGTTCGTCATCGGGCCAGCCGTACAGGTCCAGTGCCCGCCGATAATGGCGCAGCCCGGCGTCGGTATCGCCCTCGGCAAGTTCGAGTTCCGCCATTCCGATGACAACCGGCGCCAGGCGGTGGTTGCGTCGGATGTGCGGATCGTCGATCGCGGTACCGTGCGCCGGATCGCCATCTGCGGCGCCGAGCGCGAAGCCCAATTCCCGCCGCGCCTCGTCGAGCCGACCCGCGCCGATCAACGACACCGCGAGATAGCTGCG
Protein-coding sequences here:
- the menE gene encoding o-succinylbenzoate--CoA ligase, with product MSRTLRTLPMPTGSGLDDVMPHLREVLEGNGPAWLPIPTSDRREARRLSDALSPGELIDDEAALVVTTSGTTGVPKGAMLSSAALRASGTATHDRLGGPGTWLLALPTHHIAGIQVLLRSILAGTEPSVLDVSGGFLPEALAGAISGMRGERRYTALVPTQLIKALEAPTAAAALAQLDGVLVGGAATPAPVYERAKAAGINVVRTYGMSETCGGCVYDGVPLDGTEIRIEDGRVLLGGAMIAVGYRGQPDHPAFAEPGWFRTEDAGTYENGVLRISGRLDEAIMTGGLLVIPQVVEAVLTTHPGISECVVLGLPDDRLGQRVAVAVVPAPGATPTLEELRDHVVRELDSIAAPRELAILDELPLRGPGKPDRAKLRQHLLAESTH
- a CDS encoding ABC transporter permease; protein product: MTAESTTARHAAATSIPEVSNKISLQQTMSTSLTMAYRGILKIKHNPEQLFDVTIQPILFTALFAYIFGGAIGGSVSNYLPVLIPGILVQTVILTSVVTGTQLREDMDKGVFDRFKSLPIARISVLAGALIADMVRYALATTLTIVVGLAIGYRPEGGVAGVVVAGLVIVVCSFAVSWIWALVGVTGKSAAGVQGISMMVMFPLTFMSGAFAQVSTMPGWMQGLNHVNPVYYMVNAARALMNGNVYGSDLACSLIGSVIVIAIFAPLSIKAYMRRA
- a CDS encoding ATP-binding cassette domain-containing protein, with protein sequence MTSFAPTSALAVEADGLVKVFGEQRAVDGVSLAVPQGSVYGVLGPNGAGKTTTIRMLATLLRPDGGSARIFGRDVVAEPTAVRSLVGVTGQYASVDEDLTATENLIIFSRLLGLSRIDARRKSVELLEEFDLTEAANKPLKNFSGGMRRRLDLAASLIATPPLLFLDEPTTGLDPRTRAQMWETIRRLVREGATVLLTTQYLDEADQLADRIAVIDHGKVIADGTADELKASVGGSSLHLTLVDRAQLEEARRVVGDFLGVDAQITPEAGRLTAPLADAGMTADLLIRLREWEIEIDEITVTKPSLDEVFLTITGHPADDNDSERSAA